From Streptomyces sp. NBC_01754, a single genomic window includes:
- the tuf gene encoding elongation factor Tu — MPKTAYARTKPHLNIGTMGHVDHGKTTLTAAITKVLSDRGTGTFVPFDRIDRAPEEAQRGITINIAHVEYETDTRHYAHVDMPGHADYIKNMVTGAAQLDGAILVVSALDGIMPQTAEHVLLARQVGVDHIVVALNKADAGDPELTDLVELEIRELLTAHGYGGDTVPVVRVSGLGALRGDPRWTAAVEGLLDAVDTYVPMPVRYTDAPFLLSVENVLTITGRGTVVTGAVERGTVRVGDRVAVLGADVETVVTGLETFGKPMESAEAGDNVALLLRGVERDRVRRGHVVAAPGSVTPSRHFTAQVYVLSAKEGGRATPVATGYRPQFHIRTADVVGDVDLGEVAVARPGDTVTMTVELGRDVPLETGLGFAVREGGRTVGAGTVTGLL, encoded by the coding sequence ATGCCCAAGACGGCTTACGCGCGCACCAAGCCGCACCTGAACATCGGCACCATGGGCCACGTCGACCACGGCAAGACCACCCTGACCGCCGCCATCACCAAGGTCCTCAGCGACCGCGGCACCGGCACCTTCGTCCCCTTCGACCGGATCGACCGGGCCCCGGAGGAGGCGCAGCGGGGCATCACCATCAACATCGCGCACGTCGAGTACGAGACGGACACCCGGCACTACGCGCACGTCGACATGCCCGGACACGCCGACTACATCAAGAACATGGTCACCGGAGCGGCGCAGCTCGACGGGGCGATCCTGGTGGTCTCCGCGCTCGACGGGATCATGCCGCAGACCGCCGAGCACGTCCTGCTGGCCCGTCAGGTCGGCGTCGACCACATCGTGGTGGCCCTGAACAAGGCCGACGCGGGCGACCCCGAGCTGACCGACCTGGTCGAGCTGGAGATCCGCGAACTGCTGACCGCGCACGGCTACGGCGGTGACACGGTGCCCGTCGTGCGGGTGTCGGGGCTGGGCGCGCTCCGGGGAGACCCACGCTGGACCGCGGCCGTGGAGGGCCTGCTGGACGCCGTCGACACCTACGTACCGATGCCGGTGCGCTACACCGACGCGCCGTTCCTGCTGTCCGTGGAGAACGTGCTGACCATCACGGGCCGCGGCACCGTCGTCACCGGGGCCGTGGAGCGCGGCACCGTGCGCGTCGGAGACCGGGTGGCGGTGCTGGGTGCGGACGTCGAGACGGTCGTCACCGGTCTGGAGACCTTCGGCAAGCCGATGGAGTCCGCCGAGGCCGGCGACAACGTGGCGCTGCTGCTGCGCGGGGTCGAGCGCGACCGCGTCCGCCGAGGCCATGTGGTGGCCGCGCCCGGCAGTGTCACCCCGAGCCGTCACTTCACCGCCCAGGTGTACGTCCTGTCGGCGAAGGAGGGCGGCCGCGCCACCCCGGTGGCCACCGGGTACCGGCCGCAGTTCCACATCCGGACGGCGGACGTCGTCGGTGACGTGGACCTCGGTGAGGTGGCGGTGGCACGGCCCGGCGACACGGTCACCATGACCGTCGAGCTCGGCCGTGACGTCCCCCTGGAGACCGGGCTCGGCTTCGCCGTCCGCGAGGGTGGCCGGACGGTCGGCGCGGGCACCGTCACCGGCCTGCTCTGA
- a CDS encoding TVP38/TMEM64 family protein, whose translation MFEPVPADRPAGGLVVRCTRLLLSPWSRLSLLVAVLLAAASAMLLFEPQRLLASGWPPQLTGSAAAMLFALAYGACTVAFVPRPLLNLAAGALFGAQAGLATALAGTVLGAGVSFMLGRVLGQDALRTLLRGKWLKAADGLLSRHGFRSMLALRLFPGVPFAAANYCAATSRMGYPPFLLATGIGSVPNTAAYVVAGASASSPTSPVFLAATAFIVLSGAGGVLVAWRRRHRLGAAGGDAV comes from the coding sequence ATGTTCGAGCCCGTCCCCGCCGACCGGCCCGCCGGCGGTCTCGTGGTCCGCTGCACGAGGCTGCTGCTCTCCCCCTGGTCCCGGTTGTCCCTGCTCGTGGCGGTGCTGTTGGCTGCCGCCTCCGCCATGCTGCTGTTCGAACCACAGCGGCTGCTGGCCTCCGGCTGGCCACCTCAACTCACGGGTTCGGCCGCGGCGATGCTGTTCGCCCTCGCGTACGGCGCGTGCACCGTGGCGTTCGTGCCACGCCCGCTGCTGAATCTGGCCGCCGGGGCCCTCTTCGGGGCACAGGCGGGGCTGGCCACGGCCCTCGCCGGCACGGTCCTCGGCGCGGGCGTGTCGTTCATGCTGGGCCGGGTGCTCGGCCAGGACGCGCTCCGCACACTGCTGCGCGGCAAGTGGCTGAAGGCCGCCGACGGGCTGCTGAGCCGTCACGGGTTCCGTTCGATGCTGGCTCTGCGGCTCTTCCCGGGCGTGCCGTTCGCCGCGGCCAACTACTGCGCGGCGACGTCCCGGATGGGCTACCCGCCGTTCCTGCTCGCCACCGGTATCGGCTCGGTCCCCAACACGGCGGCGTACGTCGTCGCGGGCGCCTCCGCGTCCTCACCGACCTCCCCGGTGTTCCTGGCGGCGACCGCGTTCATCGTCCTGTCCGGTGCGGGTGGGGTCCTGGTCGCGTGGCGCAGGCGTCACCGGCTGGGCGCGGCGGGCGGCGACGCCGTGTAG